The following are encoded in a window of Streptomyces sp. SAT1 genomic DNA:
- a CDS encoding MbtH family protein, with the protein MSTNPFDDADGRFLVLVNDEGQHSLWPSFAAVPGGWTVALEETTRDACLEYVETHWTDLRPRSLAEAADA; encoded by the coding sequence ATGAGCACCAACCCGTTCGACGACGCCGACGGCCGCTTCCTGGTCCTGGTGAACGACGAGGGCCAGCACTCGCTCTGGCCGTCCTTCGCCGCGGTGCCCGGAGGGTGGACGGTCGCCCTGGAGGAGACCACCCGCGACGCCTGCCTGGAGTACGTCGAGACCCACTGGACCGATCTGCGCCCCCGCTCCCTCGCCGAAGCCGCCGACGCCTGA
- the argB gene encoding acetylglutamate kinase, which yields MPAPTPGGRDLPWAKELRGRTVVVKFGGNAMVDPSLHRTFAQDLVELRHAGLRPVVVHGGGPQISALLDRLGLEVRFEAGLRVTTPETMDVVRMVLTGHVQRELVGAINAHGPFAVGLSGEDAHTMTAVRRSAWVDGRPVDIGLVGDVVAVEAATIDALLEQGRIPVVSPVARGEDGLVYNVNADLAASALAVALGADRLVVMTDVEGLYANWPHRTEVIGRLTAGELDALLPGLAAGMLPKMEGCLRAVRSGVARAQVVDGRVPHALLRDVFTGTPSGTTVVPDGI from the coding sequence GTGCCCGCTCCGACGCCGGGCGGCCGGGACCTGCCGTGGGCGAAGGAGCTCCGGGGCCGCACGGTCGTCGTGAAGTTCGGCGGCAACGCCATGGTGGATCCGTCCCTGCACCGGACGTTCGCCCAGGACCTGGTGGAGCTGCGGCACGCGGGCCTGCGGCCCGTCGTCGTGCACGGCGGCGGCCCGCAGATCAGCGCCCTGCTCGACCGGCTCGGCCTGGAGGTGCGCTTCGAGGCCGGGCTGCGGGTGACGACGCCGGAGACCATGGACGTCGTCCGGATGGTGCTCACCGGCCACGTCCAGCGCGAACTGGTCGGAGCCATCAACGCCCACGGGCCCTTCGCCGTGGGCCTGTCGGGCGAGGACGCCCACACGATGACCGCCGTGCGGCGCTCCGCCTGGGTGGACGGCCGGCCCGTGGACATCGGCCTGGTCGGCGACGTCGTGGCCGTGGAGGCCGCCACGATCGACGCGCTGCTGGAGCAGGGCCGCATCCCCGTGGTCTCGCCCGTCGCACGCGGCGAGGACGGCCTGGTCTACAACGTCAACGCCGATCTCGCCGCGTCGGCCCTGGCCGTGGCGCTGGGGGCGGACCGGCTGGTGGTGATGACCGATGTCGAGGGCCTGTACGCGAACTGGCCGCACCGCACCGAGGTGATCGGGCGTCTGACGGCCGGTGAGCTGGACGCACTGCTGCCGGGACTCGCCGCCGGAATGCTGCCCAAGATGGAGGGCTGCCTGCGCGCCGTACGGTCCGGGGTCGCCAGGGCCCAGGTCGTCGACGGCCGGGTCCCGCACGCGCTGCTGCGCGACGTCTTCACCGGGACCCCGTCCGGCACCACGGTGGTCCCGGACGGGATCTGA
- the pepE gene encoding dipeptidase PepE, translating into MNLLLLSNSTQYGRGYLEHALDTVTGFLPAGARLAFVPYALADHDAYTAKVRGALADAGIEVRGVHEGGDPLARLAASDAVFVGGGNSFRLLSALYRTGLREALRDAVRGGLPYMGASAGTNMAAPTLRTTNDMPIVQPPSFEALGLVPFQINPHYLDPDPRSTHKGETREERLTEFLEENDVPVLGLREGSWLRVADGRAAVGGERPARLFRRGAQPCELAVGADVSELLTVTPEFDRRA; encoded by the coding sequence GTGAATCTGCTGCTCCTGTCCAACTCCACCCAGTACGGCCGCGGTTACCTGGAACACGCCCTGGACACCGTGACCGGCTTCCTGCCCGCGGGGGCGCGGCTGGCGTTCGTGCCGTACGCGCTCGCCGACCACGACGCGTACACCGCCAAGGTGCGCGGCGCGCTCGCGGACGCCGGGATCGAGGTGCGCGGGGTGCACGAGGGCGGCGACCCGCTCGCGCGACTGGCCGCGTCGGACGCCGTGTTCGTCGGCGGCGGCAACTCGTTCCGGCTGCTGAGCGCCCTGTACCGGACGGGACTGCGCGAGGCGCTGCGGGACGCGGTGCGCGGCGGGCTGCCGTACATGGGGGCCAGCGCGGGCACCAACATGGCCGCGCCCACGCTGCGCACCACCAACGACATGCCGATCGTGCAGCCGCCGTCGTTCGAGGCGCTGGGCCTGGTCCCCTTCCAGATCAATCCGCACTACCTGGACCCCGACCCGCGCTCCACGCACAAGGGCGAGACCCGCGAGGAGCGGCTGACGGAGTTCCTGGAGGAGAACGACGTGCCGGTCCTGGGGCTGCGCGAGGGCTCCTGGCTGCGGGTGGCCGACGGCCGTGCCGCGGTCGGGGGCGAGCGTCCGGCCCGGCTGTTCCGGCGGGGTGCGCAGCCGTGCGAGCTGGCCGTCGGGGCGGACGTCTCCGAACTGCTCACGGTGACACCGGAGTTCGACCGGCGGGCGTAG
- a CDS encoding IclR family transcriptional regulator, which translates to MQTVDRALLVLLAFERSRPDWGVTEVAGEFGWDTSVAQRLLSTLAGRGFLVSDPATRRYRIGPAALRLGRLWERSGSLELLAEPVLQELRTVTGDTVLFCLPDSFHMRCVAAVEGEEGPLRYYPLVGELYPAHAGATSKSYYAFLPDEQRHRLFRSRPMARFTERTVTDPDRLEREFREVRAQGYAWTVGEYDAGIGTVAVPVFLGAEPYGSLSLGAAKERFPDGPEDRLDALRRAARLLERRLTHPPQHHRRPRAARPA; encoded by the coding sequence CTGCAGACCGTGGACCGCGCCCTGCTGGTGCTGCTGGCCTTCGAGCGCTCGCGGCCCGACTGGGGGGTGACGGAGGTGGCCGGCGAGTTCGGCTGGGACACCTCGGTCGCCCAGCGGCTGCTGTCCACGCTCGCGGGCCGCGGCTTCCTGGTCTCCGACCCGGCGACCCGGCGCTACCGCATCGGCCCGGCCGCGCTGCGCCTGGGCCGGCTGTGGGAGCGTTCGGGCTCCCTGGAGCTGCTGGCGGAACCGGTGCTCCAGGAGCTGCGGACGGTGACCGGCGACACCGTGCTGTTCTGTCTGCCGGACAGCTTCCACATGCGCTGTGTGGCGGCCGTCGAGGGCGAGGAGGGGCCGCTGCGCTACTACCCGCTGGTCGGCGAGCTGTACCCGGCGCACGCGGGCGCCACCAGCAAGTCGTACTACGCCTTCCTCCCCGACGAGCAGCGCCACCGGCTGTTCCGCAGCCGTCCGATGGCGCGCTTCACCGAGCGCACGGTCACCGACCCCGACCGGCTGGAGCGCGAGTTCCGCGAGGTGCGCGCGCAGGGGTACGCCTGGACCGTGGGCGAGTACGACGCCGGGATCGGCACCGTCGCCGTGCCCGTCTTCCTCGGCGCCGAGCCCTACGGCAGCCTCAGCCTCGGCGCCGCCAAGGAACGCTTCCCGGACGGGCCCGAGGACCGCCTCGACGCGCTGCGCCGCGCGGCCCGGCTCCTGGAGCGGCGCCTGACGCATCCGCCGCAGCACCACCGCAGGCCGCGCGCCGCGCGCCCGGCCTGA
- a CDS encoding DUF1177 domain-containing protein, with protein MLKYVLDLVELLDDPDVDGKRVAAHLDTFAGPEGSGAQVTTVTGERGSTDFVLVRIPGRGGRAAGGTARTLGVVGRLGGVGARPEITGLVSDADGAVAALATAAKLLDMRRRGDVLDGDVVVATHICPNAPTAPHDPVPFMDSPVDIATMNRHEVTADMEAVLSIDTTKGNRIINHKGLALSPTVKEGWVLRVSEQLGELLAVVTGEPLVTYPVTTQDITPYGNGVHHINSILQPATATSAPVVGVAVTSAAAVPGCQTGASHEGDIAAAARFAVETAKAYGGGRLDFHDEAEFAALVARYGPLAHLQTLGNAPRES; from the coding sequence ATGTTGAAGTACGTCCTGGACCTCGTCGAGCTGCTCGACGACCCCGACGTCGACGGCAAGCGCGTCGCCGCCCATCTCGACACCTTCGCGGGTCCCGAGGGCTCCGGCGCCCAGGTCACCACCGTCACCGGCGAGCGCGGCTCGACGGACTTCGTCCTCGTGCGGATCCCCGGGCGCGGCGGCCGCGCCGCCGGCGGCACGGCCCGCACCCTCGGCGTGGTGGGCCGGCTGGGCGGCGTCGGCGCGCGCCCGGAGATCACCGGGCTGGTCTCCGACGCGGACGGCGCCGTCGCCGCGCTGGCCACCGCCGCCAAGCTGCTCGACATGCGCCGCCGGGGCGACGTCCTGGACGGCGACGTGGTCGTCGCCACCCACATCTGCCCGAACGCCCCGACCGCGCCGCACGACCCGGTCCCGTTCATGGACTCGCCGGTCGACATCGCCACCATGAACCGGCACGAGGTCACCGCCGACATGGAGGCGGTGCTGTCCATCGACACCACCAAGGGCAACCGGATCATCAACCACAAGGGCCTCGCCCTGTCACCCACCGTGAAGGAGGGCTGGGTGCTCCGGGTCAGCGAGCAGCTGGGCGAGCTGCTCGCCGTGGTCACCGGTGAGCCGTTGGTCACGTACCCGGTGACCACCCAGGACATCACCCCGTACGGTAACGGTGTACACCACATCAATTCGATCCTGCAGCCGGCCACGGCGACCTCCGCCCCGGTCGTCGGTGTCGCGGTGACCTCCGCCGCGGCGGTGCCCGGCTGCCAGACGGGCGCGAGCCACGAGGGCGACATCGCGGCGGCGGCCCGGTTCGCCGTCGAGACGGCGAAGGCGTACGGCGGCGGCCGCCTCGACTTCCACGACGAGGCCGAGTTCGCCGCCCTCGTCGCCCGCTACGGCCCGCTCGCCCACCTGCAGACCCTCGGCAACGCCCCCAGGGAGTCGTGA
- a CDS encoding cytosine permease: MATHENAAAPPQEGGARAVGSDDYALSRVPRDKRLGFWTMLLQWLAQSGSISQFTLGATIGVGMSFGDAFWAFTLGAVILEVVIFAIGLAGMREGLATPLLTRWAGFGRNGSALVSLVISISLVGWFGVQNTIFGDSVSSLVGGPSWLWCVVAGIAITVLVIFGFRYMAVFAKIVTPLFFAMVAWSVTDALSEHSLSELIHSPAPGQAIPLSVAATAIAGGYMTGAIVSPEMTRYNRKGSHVFLQSASSMILSEYIVGLTGVLLGHMVGNGQVSQIVLSTSGVFGVLVVLMSTAKINDWNLYGSSLGVVNFFQVVFAKRLHRGAVTIVLGIAGTVLSAIGIMTHFTDFLSVLGVAIPPVGGIIVAEYWVVRRMRAPLDATRDAGTLPATSPTWVPMSLVIWAAAFCVGKFYDGGIPALNSLLTAFVLYAALGLVGWIRPYGTTTVEDQSGDTGTTTPAASGTAPVGAP, translated from the coding sequence ATGGCCACACACGAGAACGCGGCCGCGCCCCCGCAGGAGGGTGGCGCCAGAGCCGTCGGCAGCGACGACTACGCCCTGTCCCGCGTCCCGCGCGACAAGCGGCTCGGCTTCTGGACCATGCTGCTCCAGTGGCTCGCCCAGTCGGGCTCCATCTCGCAGTTCACGCTCGGCGCCACCATCGGCGTCGGCATGTCCTTCGGCGACGCGTTCTGGGCCTTCACCCTGGGCGCGGTGATCCTCGAGGTCGTGATCTTCGCGATCGGCCTCGCCGGGATGCGCGAGGGCCTGGCGACCCCGCTGCTCACCCGCTGGGCCGGCTTCGGCCGCAACGGCTCCGCCCTGGTCAGCCTGGTCATCTCGATCAGCCTCGTCGGCTGGTTCGGCGTCCAGAACACGATCTTCGGCGACAGCGTGTCCTCCCTGGTCGGCGGGCCGTCCTGGCTGTGGTGCGTGGTCGCGGGCATCGCCATCACCGTCCTGGTGATCTTCGGCTTCCGCTACATGGCCGTCTTCGCCAAGATCGTCACCCCGCTGTTCTTCGCGATGGTGGCCTGGTCGGTCACCGACGCGCTCAGCGAGCACTCGCTGTCCGAGCTGATCCACTCCCCGGCGCCCGGCCAGGCGATCCCGCTCTCCGTCGCCGCCACCGCCATCGCGGGCGGCTACATGACCGGCGCGATCGTCTCGCCCGAGATGACCCGCTACAACCGCAAGGGCAGCCACGTCTTCCTGCAGAGCGCCTCGTCGATGATCCTCTCCGAGTACATCGTCGGCCTGACCGGCGTGCTGCTCGGCCACATGGTCGGCAACGGCCAGGTCTCGCAGATCGTGCTCTCCACCTCCGGCGTCTTCGGCGTCCTGGTCGTCCTGATGTCCACGGCGAAGATCAACGACTGGAACCTGTACGGCTCCTCGCTCGGCGTCGTCAACTTCTTCCAGGTCGTCTTCGCCAAGCGCCTGCACCGCGGCGCGGTCACCATCGTCCTCGGCATCGCCGGGACCGTGCTGTCCGCCATCGGCATCATGACCCACTTCACCGACTTCCTGTCCGTGCTCGGCGTCGCCATCCCGCCGGTGGGCGGCATCATCGTCGCCGAGTACTGGGTCGTGCGCCGCATGCGCGCCCCGCTCGACGCCACCCGTGACGCCGGGACCCTGCCCGCCACCTCGCCGACCTGGGTCCCCATGTCCCTGGTCATCTGGGCCGCCGCGTTCTGCGTCGGCAAGTTCTACGACGGTGGCATCCCCGCCCTGAACTCCCTGCTCACCGCCTTCGTCCTCTACGCCGCCCTCGGCCTCGTCGGCTGGATCCGGCCGTACGGCACCACCACCGTCGAGGACCAGTCCGGCGACACCGGCACCACGACCCCGGCCGCCTCCGGCACGGCCCCCGTAGGAGCACCATGA
- a CDS encoding M20/M25/M40 family metallo-hydrolase yields MTSTAPALVPASEEAQQEVVDLCAELIRFDTSNPTSDERACADWVVARLADVGIASELVESAPGRANVIARIPGTDPARGALLVHGHLDVVPADAAEWQVPPFSGEIRDGYLWGRGAIDMKDTVAVMLATARHFARTGTRPAREIVLAFLADEEAGGRFGAHWLVEHRPELFTGVTEAIGEGGGFSYALDDTRRLYPIENAQRGMAWMELTATGRAGHGSSPNTENAVTDLAESLTRIGRHTFPVRLIAPVRAVLEEAARLQGVDVDLDTEDAEDLETELAKLGHVADFLQVVLRNSANPTMFSAGYQTNVIPGRATARVDGRFLPGHEQELIGTVDALLLPSVSREWVNHDIAMETSFDGPLVDAMCAAVRAEDPDGHPVPYCNPGGTDAKAFTKLDIRCFGFKGLKLPHDLDYSRLFHGVDERVPLEGLRFGVRVMTRLWQDC; encoded by the coding sequence ATGACCAGCACCGCCCCCGCCCTCGTCCCCGCCTCCGAGGAGGCGCAGCAGGAAGTCGTCGACCTGTGCGCGGAGCTGATCCGCTTCGACACCTCCAACCCCACCAGCGACGAGCGCGCCTGCGCCGACTGGGTCGTGGCCCGCCTCGCCGACGTCGGCATCGCCTCCGAGCTGGTGGAGAGCGCCCCGGGCCGCGCCAACGTCATCGCCCGCATCCCCGGCACCGACCCCGCCCGCGGCGCCCTGCTCGTCCACGGCCACCTGGACGTCGTACCCGCCGACGCCGCCGAATGGCAGGTCCCGCCCTTCTCCGGCGAGATCCGCGACGGCTATCTGTGGGGCCGCGGCGCCATCGACATGAAGGACACGGTGGCCGTCATGCTGGCCACCGCCCGGCACTTCGCCCGCACCGGCACCCGGCCCGCCCGCGAGATCGTCCTCGCCTTCCTCGCCGACGAGGAGGCGGGCGGCAGGTTCGGCGCCCACTGGCTGGTCGAGCACCGGCCGGAGCTGTTCACCGGTGTCACCGAGGCGATCGGGGAAGGCGGCGGCTTCAGCTACGCCCTCGACGACACCCGCCGCCTCTACCCGATCGAGAACGCCCAGCGCGGCATGGCCTGGATGGAGCTGACGGCCACCGGACGCGCCGGGCACGGCTCGTCCCCGAACACCGAGAACGCCGTCACCGACCTCGCCGAGTCCCTCACCCGCATCGGCCGCCACACCTTCCCGGTCCGGCTGATCGCGCCGGTGCGCGCCGTACTGGAGGAGGCCGCCCGGCTCCAGGGCGTCGACGTCGACCTGGACACCGAGGACGCCGAGGACCTGGAGACGGAGCTGGCCAAGCTGGGCCATGTCGCCGACTTCCTCCAGGTGGTCCTGCGCAACTCGGCCAACCCGACGATGTTCTCGGCGGGCTACCAGACCAATGTGATCCCGGGCCGCGCCACCGCCCGCGTCGACGGCCGCTTCCTGCCCGGCCACGAGCAGGAGCTGATCGGCACCGTCGACGCGCTGCTGCTGCCCTCGGTCTCCCGCGAGTGGGTCAACCACGACATCGCCATGGAGACCTCCTTCGACGGCCCGCTCGTCGACGCCATGTGCGCCGCCGTGCGCGCCGAGGACCCCGACGGCCATCCCGTGCCGTACTGCAACCCCGGCGGCACCGACGCCAAGGCGTTCACCAAGCTGGACATCCGCTGCTTCGGCTTCAAGGGCCTCAAGCTGCCCCACGACCTCGACTACAGCCGTCTGTTCCACGGCGTGGACGAGCGGGTGCCGCTGGAGGGACTGCGCTTCGGCGTACGGGTGATGACCCGGCTGTGGCAGGACTGCTGA